In Mercenaria mercenaria strain notata chromosome 15, MADL_Memer_1, whole genome shotgun sequence, a single genomic region encodes these proteins:
- the LOC123551319 gene encoding uncharacterized protein LOC123551319: MATVMASPRRPSLPAGNLQAQSNVTHVRIGHESHQSNHQSQDTAPPLPSRPIRRQAIETKSFIDRNTAKAYSDPSTHRHVERSQSESSQHHYQQQQHSAHAGSFHSHGQTTAQSAVHQRQRQPKTNDVPPPPPSSRPPTRPPPQYETAPPPPPVSRPPARKQQSQTNQSAPAQPLPPAHTTKRQLNTQEVPPALPPARPPKTSHSSNSSIESVHTGVPGRPPKSQLHSAHSVEEHPHLKHSKSGVQSPVATDDFESRFRFHNPSDFPEPETTDVSTKKSYFSQSVSVKKKSRKAQDD; encoded by the exons ATGGCAACAGTTATGGCATCCCCCCGTCGACCATCGTTACCAGCGGGAAATCTTCAAGCTCAGAGTAATGTTACACACGTTAGGATTGGTCATGAAAGCCACCAATCAAATCATCAGTCACAAGATACTGCACCGCCTCTGCCTTCAAGACCAATACGTAGGCAGGCCATTGAAACAAAGT CGTTTATCGACAGAAACACAGCCAAGGCGTACTCAGATCCGAGCACACACCGTCATGTCGAGAGGTCACAAAGCGAATCATCTCAACATCATTACCAACAGCAGCAACACAGCGCTCACGCCGGAAGTTTTCACAGTCATGGGCAGACAACTGCACAGTCCGCAGTTCATCAACGTCAAAGACAACCAAAAACAA ACGATGTACCCCCGCCTCCACCTTCATCACGTCCTCCGACAAGGCCTCCACCTCAATACG AAACCGCCCCGCCGCCTCCGCCGGTGTCCCGTCCCCCAGCAAGAAAGCAACAGAGCCAAACAAATCAAA GTGCTCCTGCTCAACCTTTGCCACCAGCACATACAACAAAAAGACAGCTGAATACACAAG aGGTCCCTCCCGCGCTGCCACCAGCACGACCTCCAAAGACGTCCCATAGTTCAAATTCATctatag AGTCCGTACATACGGGAGTTCCTGGTAGACCACCAAAAAGCCAGTTACACTCGGCCCATTCTGTCGAGG aaCATCCCCATCTTAAACATTCAAAGTCAGGAGTGCAATCACCTGTAGCAACAGATG ACTTTGAGAGCCGGTTTCGCTTCCATAATCCCTCGGATTTTCCAGAGCCCGAAACAACAGATGTGTCTACGAAAAAATCGTACTTTAGCCAGTCAGTTTCTGTGAAGAAAAAATCTCGAA aagcTCAAGATGACTAG